Below is a genomic region from Petrotoga miotherma DSM 10691.
TTTAAAATATGGATGTGCAGCTGGTGCTATTACAGTTAGTTTAAAGGGAGATATTGAGCCTCTACCTAAATGGAACGATCTTAAATTGTTTTTAGATATTCATTCTAGTGGAGAAAGTAAATTATTGAGGTGAAGCTATGAATTGCGAAGTTTATTGTTTTGGAGAACCATTAGCTGGATTTTACTCCACTTCGGAAAGATCGTTATCAGAAATCGGTAATTTCCATATGACGTGGGGAGGAGACACTTCTAATGTTGCGTTAGCAGTAAAAAAACTCGGACATCAATCAGGATATATTACAAAAATTGGGAATGATTTTATTGGGAGGGGTTTACTCGAACTATGGAAAGATTCTGGAATATATGTTCAAAATGTTTTTGTAGTTAACAATCAAGAAACAGGGATTTATTTTGTGAGTTTTAAAAATGGGAAACATGAATTTGACTATAGAAGGGAAGGATCTGCTGCAAGTACATTTAGTCTTTCTGACATCGACAAATTGGTGATAAATGACTTTAGAATTTTTCATTTGAGTGGCATATCCCAGGCAATTAGTAAAAGCTGTTTGGAAAGTGGTTTCGAATTTATGGAACGTTTCAAAAATAATAATATAATTATTTCCTACGATCTTAATTTTCGTCAAAAACTTTGGAGCCCAGCTACTGCCCGATGCATTTATCAACAAGTTATAGAAAAATATGCTGATATTATTTCTTTTAATGAAGATGAGGCAGAAATTTTGGGCCTACCTTCAGATCCTACCAAGGCAGTAAAAGAGGTCTTGAAAGCGAAACCCAAATTAGCTGTTTATAAAAGAGGAGATAAAGGTGCTGTTCTTGGGATAGGAAACCAAATTATTGAGAGAGAAGCCTACCCGGTAAAGACAGCTGATACTGTGGGAGCAGGAGATACATTCACTGCTGCAATATTGATTGGATTTATTGAAAACATGAAACCTGATGAAATGCTTAAATTTGCACTAGCGGCCAGTGCATTAACATGTACTAAAACGGGTTCAACTGAAGGGCAGCCTAAAAGAGAAGAAGTGGACATATTTTTAAAGAAAAAACCATGAAAAATCAATTTCAACTTAATTTGAGGAGGTGTCAGTATGAAGAAGTTATTGGTTATATTCTTAGTGTTAACTATTGTTGTTAGCATTTTTTCTCTGGATTACCCCCGTAAAACTGTTTCCATTATTTGCCCATGGGGAGCGGGTGGAGGAACAGACAGAGTGGCAAGATTTTTAGCTGATGAATTATCTAAAGAGTTTGGAGTACCTTTTGTTGTTGTGAACAAAACTGGTGGTGGTGGTGCAGTTGGCCATGGCGCTGGAGCTTATGCCAATCCTGATGGATACACCCTAACTTTGGTTACCCTAGAAATAGCTACTATGCATTGGATGGGTCTTACTCCTTTAACTTATGAAGATTTCGACTATATAGCTCAAGTTAATTTTGATCCTGCAGGCTTGATTGTTAAAGGGGACTCAGAATGGAATAGTACTGTGGAATTATTGGTTGATGTAGCTATGAATCCAGGAAAGTATCTATTTTCAGGTTCGGGTGCAGGAACAATTTGGGACCTTTCAAGAATCGGAATGTTTAATGCTGTTGGAATACCTCCTGATTACACAGTTTGGGTACCAACTACAGGAGCAGCTCCTTCTGTTGTAGAATTGCTAGGTGGTCATGTGGATGCTATAACTTGCAGTATTCCTGAAGCCTGGCCACAAATTGCATCTGGTGACCTCAAAGCTTTAGCAATTATGGCAGATGAAAGAGATCCGAGGTACTCAAATATTCCAACATTAAAAGAAATAGGAATTGACTGGTCGTCAGGAACATGGCGTGGAATTGCTGTACCTAAGGGAACACCACAAGAGATAAAAGATTTGTTAGAAGAAAAAATTATAAAAATAGCCCATTCTCAAGCTTTTAAAGATTTCATGGATAAAAATGGTTTTGGTATTAAAATTCGTGGTTCTCAGGAATTTACAGAGTATGTTGCTGATCAAGACAAAGTTTGGAGAGAAGTACTCGAAATCGGGGGGTATTTGCCAGAATAGTCTCTTTTCTCCCCGACACTTACTTGTCGGGGAGATTGTTTAAAAATACTTGTCAATTTTAGAGAGGTGCTAAAAGATGAACTATAAAAATATTGTATATGGTAGCATCTTGATTTTATTATCAATTATTGTTATTTTAATAAGTTTAGAATTCCCTAGTTATGTAGTAAGAGGTCAAGAATTGCCTGGTCCAAGTTTTTTCCCACAAGTAATAAGTATTTTTCTTATACTAATAGGAATTTACGAAATAATCTTAGGCATTCTTCAGACTTTTAAATTAAAAAAGTTAAATGAAGAAGATCTAAAAAAAGAAGAAGGGGTTAGAAAAACTGTAGTTACAAAGAAAGGCTTATTTAATATAACTGTTGTCATTGCCGGAATAATTTTATTTGTTCCATTTATTAATCTAGTTGGATTTAAATTGGGGCTCTTTATTTTTTCAACTATTTTGATGACTACCTTTAGTGTACGTTTATTAAGGGCAGTGATTTATTCTGCTATAGTGACTGTAATTATTATCTTGATCTTTGATTACCTTTTCAAAATACCTTTTCCAGAAGGGATCCTTTTTTCATTTTAAAACAGGAGTGATTTGAATGGGAAATGTTTTACGAGTATTTCAACCCGACGTCCTATTTCCAATGTTGATTGCTATGCTTTTTGGAATCTTTGTAGGAGGTATACCAGGCCTCACCGCGACAATGGCGGTAGCTTTAATAATTCCTATAACTTATTATATGAGTCCTTTAGCGGCGTTGGCAATGGTTGTGGGAGTTACCTTTACGTCTATATTTGCAGGTGATATTCCAGCTACTTACTTAAGAATACCAGGTACTCCTTCATCAGGAGCTGCAGTTTTAGATGGTCATGAGATGGCTAAAAAAGGAAAAGGTAGCTTAGCCTTATCACTTGATTTGTTTTGTTCAGCCATAGGAGGTCTTATTGGCGTTTTGATTTTAATAACAGTTTCTTCACCTTTAGCCAAGCTAGCTCTTCAATTTACTAACTATGAATACTTTTGGTTGGGAATTTTTGGCTTAAGCATGAGCGCTGTACTCAGTTCAGGAAATGTAATAAAGGGCTTATCATCAGCTTTATTAGGCGTATTGATTTCAACTATTGGCATAGACATTACAACTGGCTATCCAAGATTCACTTTTGGAAATATTGAATTGATGGGGGGAATTGAATTTATACCTGCGATGATTGGGCTATTTGGGATTTCAGAGGTTCTAAAAAATATTGAACGAGGAAGTTCAGGTTTAGGTGTCCCAACTATAAAAGAAAAGATGGGTGTACCTATTCTTGAGGCTTTAAAAATAATTATAAAAAAACCGTTTGTTATAATAAAATCAGCAATAATTGGTACTTTTATAGGTGCACTACCCGGTGCCGGAGCTGATATTGGAGCTTGGGTCGCGTATGGCACAGAAAAGAAAACTTCAAAAAAATCAAAAGAGTTTGGAACGGGTATTGTCGATGGAGTAATAGCTCCTACATCTGCAAATAATGCAGCATTAGGAGGGACATGGATACCTGCATTGGTATTTGGGATTCCAGGAGATAGCATAACTGCCATTGTACTCGGTGCATTCCTTATGTTTGGAATACAACCCGGGCCTCTTATATTTGAACAAAGCGGAGACATTGTAACTGGTTTATTTACAATAGCAATAATTGCCAACATTTTCTTGATATTTGTTGGTTATCTAGGAATTAGAGCTTACTCACAAATCCTCAAAATGAATACTTCAAT
It encodes:
- a CDS encoding carbohydrate kinase family protein, producing MNCEVYCFGEPLAGFYSTSERSLSEIGNFHMTWGGDTSNVALAVKKLGHQSGYITKIGNDFIGRGLLELWKDSGIYVQNVFVVNNQETGIYFVSFKNGKHEFDYRREGSAASTFSLSDIDKLVINDFRIFHLSGISQAISKSCLESGFEFMERFKNNNIIISYDLNFRQKLWSPATARCIYQQVIEKYADIISFNEDEAEILGLPSDPTKAVKEVLKAKPKLAVYKRGDKGAVLGIGNQIIEREAYPVKTADTVGAGDTFTAAILIGFIENMKPDEMLKFALAASALTCTKTGSTEGQPKREEVDIFLKKKP
- a CDS encoding tripartite tricarboxylate transporter substrate binding protein, translating into MKKLLVIFLVLTIVVSIFSLDYPRKTVSIICPWGAGGGTDRVARFLADELSKEFGVPFVVVNKTGGGGAVGHGAGAYANPDGYTLTLVTLEIATMHWMGLTPLTYEDFDYIAQVNFDPAGLIVKGDSEWNSTVELLVDVAMNPGKYLFSGSGAGTIWDLSRIGMFNAVGIPPDYTVWVPTTGAAPSVVELLGGHVDAITCSIPEAWPQIASGDLKALAIMADERDPRYSNIPTLKEIGIDWSSGTWRGIAVPKGTPQEIKDLLEEKIIKIAHSQAFKDFMDKNGFGIKIRGSQEFTEYVADQDKVWREVLEIGGYLPE
- a CDS encoding tripartite tricarboxylate transporter TctB family protein, whose protein sequence is MNYKNIVYGSILILLSIIVILISLEFPSYVVRGQELPGPSFFPQVISIFLILIGIYEIILGILQTFKLKKLNEEDLKKEEGVRKTVVTKKGLFNITVVIAGIILFVPFINLVGFKLGLFIFSTILMTTFSVRLLRAVIYSAIVTVIIILIFDYLFKIPFPEGILFSF
- a CDS encoding tripartite tricarboxylate transporter permease, with amino-acid sequence MGNVLRVFQPDVLFPMLIAMLFGIFVGGIPGLTATMAVALIIPITYYMSPLAALAMVVGVTFTSIFAGDIPATYLRIPGTPSSGAAVLDGHEMAKKGKGSLALSLDLFCSAIGGLIGVLILITVSSPLAKLALQFTNYEYFWLGIFGLSMSAVLSSGNVIKGLSSALLGVLISTIGIDITTGYPRFTFGNIELMGGIEFIPAMIGLFGISEVLKNIERGSSGLGVPTIKEKMGVPILEALKIIIKKPFVIIKSAIIGTFIGALPGAGADIGAWVAYGTEKKTSKKSKEFGTGIVDGVIAPTSANNAALGGTWIPALVFGIPGDSITAIVLGAFLMFGIQPGPLIFEQSGDIVTGLFTIAIIANIFLIFVGYLGIRAYSQILKMNTSIVMAIVVIFSMIGSYAIRNSFFDIYVMLLFGVIGYLFEKTNVPTPPMILGIILGPMIEDNLRVGLTKTGGDMTFFFTRPISLVFVILIALTFFGGPISKLIGKIFGGGKNK